A genome region from Octopus sinensis linkage group LG26, ASM634580v1, whole genome shotgun sequence includes the following:
- the LOC115224700 gene encoding cationic amino acid transporter 2-like, translating into MQKSKLSRVLTQSDLVLLGVGSTLGAGAYVLSGEVAKSKAGPSIILSFFVAAIVSVLAGLCYAEFGSRVPKAGSAYVYSYVTVGELIAFIIGWTLVLEYAIGTASVARAWTANFNTLVDNKISNFLNSTMPINTYFLAQYPDFFALSLVALLTIILAAGVKQSTVFNSIFTVLNLLVLTYVIICGFFTVDFKNWSIDKSEVPSGYGDGGFMPYGISGMLSGAATCFYGFIGFDCIATTGEEAKNPQKAIPVSIILSLFIVFIFYFMISLVLTSMSPYYLLDDNAALPFVFERIGWTIARYGIAIGSICALTASMVGSIFPLPRVVYAMAEDRIIFSVLSEVSDRFKTPVRATLVAGLFSGLTALIFDLTELVDMMSIGTLLAYSVVAKCVVILRYRVLTFDTGESDIIWADMTVQLATI; encoded by the exons ATGCAGAAGAGCAAGCTTTCTCGAGTTCTTACACAATCGGATCTTGTACTCTTGG gAGTGGGAAGTACCCTAGGAGCTGGCGCCTATGTGTTATCAGGAGAGGTTGCCAAGTCAAAGGCAGGTCCATCAATTATTCTGTCCTTCTTTGTAGCAGCCATTGTATCAGTGCTTGCAG GGCTTTGTTATGCTGAATTTGGGTCCCGAGTCCCAAAAGCTGGCTCTGCCTATGTCTATAGCTACGTCACAGTTGGTGAACTGATTGCTTTTATCATTGGTTGGACCCTCGTTCTCGAATATGCTATTG GAACTGCAAGTGTAGCAAGAGCTTGGACTGCAAATTTCAACACATTGGTTGACAATAAAATCTCCAATTTCCTAAACTCCACCATGCcaattaatacttatttcttaGCACAATATCCAGATTTCTTTGCGTTGAGTCTCGTGGCATTACTTACAA TTATTCTTGCTGCCGGAGTGAAACAATCTACAGTGTTCAACAGTATTTTTACAGTCCTCAATCTCCTTGTACTTACCTATGTTATCATCTGTGGATTTTTCACTGTTGACTTTAAGAACTGGAGCATTGACAAAAGTGAA GTACCCTCTGGGTACGGTGATGGTGGATTCATGCCTTATGGCATTTCCGGAATGTTGTCTGGTGCTGCCACATGTTTCTATGGATTTATTGGATTTGACTGTATTGCTACCACAG gtgAAGAAGCCAAAAATCCTCAGAAAGCCATCCCCGTCAGTATCATCCTCAGCCTCTTCATTGTGTTCATCTTCTACTTCATGATATCCCTTGTTCTGACCTCGATGTCTCCTTATTATCTACTAGATGATAATGCTGCTTTACCATTTGTCTTTGAGAGAATTGGATGGACCATTGCCAGATATGGGATTGCAATTGGCAGCATTTGTGCTCTGACTGCCAG CATGGTAGGTTCAATATTCCCCTTACCCAGGGTTGTGTATGCAATGGCTGAGGACCGCATAATCTTTAGTGTCCTTTCTGAAGTATCAGACAGGTTCAAGACCCCTGTCCGGGCAACGTTGGTCGCTGGACTCTTTTCAG GTCTGACTGCTCTCATTTTTGATCTCACTGAACTGGTGGATATGATGTCTATTGGAACTCTCTTAGCTTACTCGGTTGTGGCCAAGTGTGTTGTTATCCTACG TTACAGAGTACTGACTTTTGACACTGGAGAATCAGATATAATCTGGGCAGATATGACAG TACAACTAGCGACCATATAG